In the Symphalangus syndactylus isolate Jambi chromosome 17, NHGRI_mSymSyn1-v2.1_pri, whole genome shotgun sequence genome, GCTGCAGATGCTGCTGGACTTGGGAGGACCAGGTGACGGTCTGGCCAAGCAGCGGTGCTGGGtctggaggccagagggaggactgattgcaccctccccacccctctctccccacctcctgggGTCTAAGGTGttcctgagaggtgacagcgtgctggcagtcctcacagcgcTCGCTctctctcggcgcctcctctgcctgggctcccactttggcggcacttgaggagcccttcagcccaccgctgcactgtgggagcccctttctaggctggccaaggccagagctggctccctcagcttgcagggaggtgtggagggagaggcacgagtgggaactggggctgcgtgcggtgcttgcgggccagctggaattccgggtgggcatgggctttgcgggccccgcactcggagcagctggcCGGCCCTGCCGGTCCCggacaatgaggggcttagcacccgggtcagcggctgcggagggtgtactgggttccccagcagtgccagcctaccggcactgcgctcgatttctcaccaggccttagctgccttctcgcggggcagggctcgggacctgcagcctgccatgcctgagcctcccaccccctccatgggctcctgtgtggcccgagcctcccagacaagcgccaccccctgcttcacagcgcccagtcccatcgaccacccaaggtctgaggagtgcgagcgcacggcgcgggactggcaggcagctccacctgcagccccggtgcaggatccactgggtgaagccagctgggctcctgagtctggtggagacgtggagaacctttatgtctagctcagggattgtaaatacaccaatcagtaccctgtgtctagctcagggtctgtgaatgcaccaatcaacactctgtatctagctactctggtagggccttggaaaacctttatgtctagctcagcgattgtaaatacaccaatcggcactctgtatctagctcagggtttgtaaacacaccaatcagcaccctgtgtctagctcgaggtttgtgagtgcaccaatcgacactctgtatctagctgctctggcgGGGCCTTatagaacctttgtgtcgatactctgtatctaactgatctgatggggacgtggagaacctttatgtctagctcagggattgtaaatgcaccaatcagcgccctgtcaaaacagaccactcggctctaccaatcagcaggacgtgggtggggccagataagagaataaaagaaggctgcccgagccagcagcggcaacccactcgggtcccttTCCATATCgtgaaagctttgttcttttgctctttgcaataaatcttgctattgctcactctttgggtccacactgcttttatgagctgtaacagtcACCgtaaaggtctgcagcttcactcctgaagtcagcgagaccacgagcccaccgggaggaaccaacaactccagacgcgccaccttaagagctgtaacactcaccgccaaggtctgcagcttcactcctgagccagcgagaccacgaacccaccaaaaggaagaaactccgaacacatctgaacatcagaaggaacgaacaactccagacgcgccaccttaagagctgtaacactcaccgtgagggtccgcggcttcattcttgaagtcagtgagaccaagaaccccccAATTCTGGACACATTCCCTCCCCAGGTGCCAGGTTGTTGGTCTCCCTCCAAGGACATGAAATCAGTCTGTATCCCACCCCAGGAAGTACTGCTTCACTACTTCTTTCAACATCTACTCACACCCAGACTTGTTTTTGGAAGAGTCAGATGTGAATGGAACGTGGGCATTTTTACAAATTGAGAGACTTATGATTTCTCTCACGTTGTCTGATGTGGGACACTGTAGGGAGACTTGGCAAAAAGGACACTCGACCAAGTGGCCACTGTCTTCTGGACCTAGGACGAGTGAGTCCAGGAGAGTCCCAAGGGCAGAACCTGAGCTAAGGCCAAGCCCCATAGGTCCCGTTCCGGTGGGCCTGCCCCCTGGAGGCCGCACCCATCAGGCAGGCCTGGGCTTGATGTTGGGGGAAGAAAGAGGCATACATACCCAGGAATGATAAGGGTAGAattcctaatttttatttatttgttatttatttgttatttattttatttctgagacagagtcttgctcagtcgcccaggctggagtacagtggcgcgatctcggctcactgcaagctctgcctcctgggttcacgccattctcctgtctcagcctcctgagtagctgggactacaggcgcccaccaccacacccggctaattttttgtatttttagtagagacggggtttcaccgtgttagccaggatggtctcgatctcctgacctcgtgatccacccgcctcggcctcccaaagtgctgggactacaggcgtgagccactgcgcccggcctgttttttatttacttttttgagacagagtctcattctgtcactcaggctggagtgtaatggcgtgatctcggcccactgcaacctctgcctcctgggttccagcaattctgcctcagcctcccaagtagctgggactataggcatgtgccaccatgcctggctaatttttgtatttttagtagagatggggtttcaccatgttggccaagctggtctcgaactcctaacatcaagtgatcagcccgccttggcctcccaaagtgctgggattataggtgtgagccactgtgcccaatttgtattttttttgagacagggtcttgctccgttgccctggctggagtgcagtgatgcaatcatgtctcactgcagccttaatctcctgggctcaagcgatcctcccacctcagcctcctgagtagctgccatgcatcaccacgcctggcttgtttttttttttttttttttgtagagatggggttttgccacgttgcccaggctagcctcgaacttctggattcaagtgataaacctgcctcagcctcctaaagtgctgggattacaggcatgagccactgcaccggtcCCTAATGTTTATGAGTCTGTATAACCCCCAATCCCTTTGTCCTGATGTTTACCCAGGAGATGGCCTAGGGGAACCCTTCCTAGGGACAGCCACTCTGTCTGCCTTCCTCAAGTGTGTGGACCAGGAGAAGGGAGAGTGAGAAGCTCTGAGCTGATTTTTGGtgagctgattttttttcaggctgGTCAAGTAAAGCAGCAGAAGGAACAAAGAACTCTGTAACTGGCTGTGATCAATTACttgtcacaccactgcactcagaccAGCAATTAGTTGATTTTTTATAAAGCCCATTCCACCTCTCAACGGTGCCAGCAGCCTGAGGGAGACAGGGATGTGAAGTGGCCACTGAATGCCTAGGCCACTGACCCACTGTTGGGCAGCCTTTGCAACAAAAAGAGGGCCTTTGTCAGGCTGTAAAAGGCCCCAAGAATTGAACACATGACACAGCTGAGCTTCAAGGGCCACGGTGGCAGCAGCCCGAAGAGTGTCTGCTGCGGTGAGGCCCACCAGTCGCCCTGGAGAGTCCAGAGGCCCAGATGGAGTCGAGCTGCCAGGAGCGGTGGGGCTGGGGCCTCCCTTGCCATGAGAAGAAAGGGGCAGGTTTAGGCAGGAGAAGTGGGTCACAGAGCAGCAGCTTCTGCACTAGAAACATATAAAGGCTCATTGAATTAGAAACCTACAGAAGCTCAACTGGGCTTCAGAGAATTCCCTTCATCTAACTTCCTATTATGGTGGAATTAAGTgattctcaatttttgttttttgttttgaaacagagtctcgctctgtcacccaggctagagtgcagtggcacaatcttggctcactgcaacctctgcctcccaggttcaagtgattctcctgcctcagcctcctgagtagctgggattacaggcacctgccaccacacccggctaattttttgtatttttagtagagacggggtttcaccgtgttagccaggatggtctggaactcctgacctcaggtgatccgcccgcctcagcctcccaaagtgctgggattacaggcataagccactgtgcccggccaattctcAAGGTTTTAAAAAAGTCCCAaaggcacaatttttttttaacatgaccGAGATAGGAGACAGTCCATATAGGAGTTGGTGGAGAAAGGCTCCTGCTGGGCAGAGGCGCATGTGCGGACTCTGCAGGCTTGCAGGGGTTAGGGGCTGCGCCCACTGCCGCACCCAGAGCGCTGCAGGTGGAGAGGCTCTGCCCAACTCCCAGCCCCTCTTTCCCTGGACCACAGGCTCGCTCGGACCCCTGTGTGTCTGATTTGTCTGGGACGTGGTAAGTATAGTCCACTTGTTCACCAACCCCGAGCCAGCTGCAATGACCACTGGAGAgcaggctgaggcatgcagagaTCAGCTGGGAGGACACCAGGATCCCTTTGCAGCATCTGCTGTGGGTGAGGGAAGCGGGGCAGGAGCAGATGAGCTATTTGCCCAATTTGCCTCTGGAAGAGATTTTTAAGCCCTAACGGATTTCTAGGAAGGGCCAAGGGAAAGACATGGAAGTTCTTTAGTTCCAAGCAGTCGAAAGCACTGTCTGGCCTgtggcactgcacctggccgctcCTTCTGTGTCTCCGAGGCAGGTAGAGTCCAGCCGCTTGCCTGACCTCATGGGGCACCCAGATGCCTGTACCCCAGGACCTCCTTGTTGgaatggaggagggaggaaaggggctTCTAGAGTCTAGTGTCAGGAACACCCACAGGAGGCAGCAGGATTGGGCCTGGAGGCCAAATTCAGCCGGGCAGTTCGCTGTCCCGGTTCCCACACAGGGGCGTGTGGGAGACTTGACAGAAAAGCCCAGTGCAGGCAGTGCAAGGCCTGACCCAGAGCACCCTCCCACCACCCCTTCAAGATATAGAGAGCGCAGCACCACGAGAGGAGAAGCGTCATGGATGCCACAAGGACTCAGTTAAGCCCCTCCAACCCCAGGTCTTAGTCCTCCCTGAACAGCACGCGCCCCTCCTGGGCCCTCGAAGGCAGTGCTTCAAGGTGTGGGCTACAGTCTATAGTGGGACATCAAGATCAGTTCAGAGGGTTGTAGCCAcaagttttaaaaagtgaaatagagTAATAAAATATCAGCGTTCACAGGTGGTGAGGCTAAGTGCGGTCTGGCGAAAGTTCACGGGCACTCAGTAATAGGACAGTTATCTCATCTTGTGCGTTCATTCAAAAAGATCTGAGAGACGCTATTTTGAGGGGTCTATTTCTAGAATGGGACACCCCAGATAGTGTCCTGTGATCATTTTGGTAGGGTTGAAATTAGGACTCCCATAAAGAAAGCACATGCTGAAATTTTAAAGGGGAAGGCCCCTTTTTATTAAACTTGTACATTTTACTTTCCTTCTTTCAGAATGCTAATACAAAAGTTTtgtttatacttaaaaaaaaaaaaaacccataaatcaGACTAACAAAAGAAACGATTCTAACATCACTTGTGATGAGGAAAGAGGCAATGGAATTCAACATAAGCAAAGACAACTCTACCTGGAGAAAATAAATCGATCAGCAAGGACACTCGGCGCTGCTGCCAGACCGCGGGCCATGCCAGGAGGAGCCTCCTAGAGGATTTCCAAAGCAAACCCACCCCCGCCAGACCAGGAAGCAGCCGTCCTACCTCCCAGAGAAACAGACCTCAGCCCTAATGATCACACAAATCCAAGTCAATCGCTGTATTTAAAAAAAGCTCGCACATagtctcccctcccttccccagtcCTCTTGGCGACAGGGCAGTCACAGGACATATGTGTTCTTCACCAGCTGCTCCTTGTCGTCTCCGGAGCTCCAGATGGTGCGCAGGGCACGCTCCTGGTTCCTCCGTGCCACCCGGATCAGGTAGACCATGGAGGCTCCCAGGAAGAGGATCAACACCATCACGAACAGCCCCGCCAGAACCACCACTGAGGACGAGAGAGGGGCCTCAGGACGGGGCAGGCAAGGGGAGCTGCAGCCAGAGTGGGGCTCACCAAGGGCCTGGGGAATCCAGGTGGACTCAGGCTGACCAAATGCCCCTCCCAACCAAGAAAGGGTACACAACTGCAGCTGGAAAGGACACAGCCCGCCAGAGATGCCACCAAGGAAATTCCCCCAAAAAAGGAGGCGCCATGCTATGTGCGTGCCAGCACAGTGGCTGTGTCGCCAGCAGAGTGGTCatctgtgtttcttctttttgaacTAAAAACCCAACTCTCGGGGCAACCTGCACAGGAGCCCCAGGCCGAGAGATGCACAAGGATGTAAAAAACACTTAGCACCGGTGTGTACACATGAAACCTTAGGGGCTTTGTGCACACACACGCTGACCGGCAATAGAGAAAGACGTGGCCCTGCAGGGGCTGGGAGGGCTGAGAGCTGCTGCGCGATGAAGTCAGGGTGGAAGCGAGGGGGTACTCAGAGCTGTGCCAGCAAATTTAATAGTGTCTGCCCCACTGCAGTCTCGCTGGTCAGCTCAGATGCTTTTCTTCAGGAGGGGATCCAGCTAAGGAGTGTGACCTGTGGCAGCCTCCCCCATGTGGCTGTGGAGCTGCGGAGTTGGCCTTTTTGGGGTCACCCTCCAGACCCGGACTGCTTGCTTCCCAGCCCCGTGCCTGGAAACCAGGCTTCACTGCTAGAACAGGACAGACTCGCAGGCCAGGTCCTGGCTCCTTCACAGGGAAACAGGTGGAGAGAGAGGCCAGACTGGCATGGCAGGTCTTTTGTGCCAACATTATCACCTGCAACTCAGGCTCAGAAACACAGGCCAGAGGCCTGGCCTCCTGCTCAGACCAGACTTTGCTGGGAAACACCCTGGCCTGTGGCCCTCCGTCCTGTCAGCCGTGACCAACTCTTATGCCCCACACTGCAGCGCTCCCTCCACACCTCAGGCCAGCCTCAGGCCCGTGTGCAGCAGTCCTCAAATGCCCAACAGGAAGACCTCATCCCCAGTCACCCACGCCGCCTGGGCAGTGCCTGCCTTGTGACTGACTCACTCCAGCCCCAACTATGCACACTGAACGGTGGGACAAACCACCACCTCGCCATTCTCAAGCAGAAACATGACTTTCTGCCAAGATGATGTTCACAACGGATAATGTAAACCACAGCTGGGCGGGGCTGAGCGCAGTCAAGGAAGGGAGGAGGCAGGCTGATGGCAGGAGGAGGGTAAGGGGCCACTTACCCTTTGAGCCAAGGGGCAGAGGAGGATTCTCCTGCTGGCCTGGAAGAGAACACATGGCCTGAGGTCACCTCACAGCCCCCATTCCACAGAGCTGCCGCAGGGGATCCCCTCAGCCAGGGCCTCCATGGGGAGCTCTGAGGGACTTTCTTCCAGCTTCTCTGGGGCTTAGAGGCCCTGCTGCCCTGGTGGGCCCAAGAACGGCATTTCCAAGGCCTTCATATTTTAGGGATGGGGAGATGGACCGGGGTCCTCAAGGGCGGGGCTTCCTGGGCTGAGGGGCCGCAGACTCACGGAAGCAGCGGAGCATGCAGGCCTCCTCGGAGCGGTAGCTGTTCTTATTGCCCCGGCAGCCTCCATAGATGAAGTTATTGCAGGAGTTCCTCTCCACATCAAAGTACCAGCGTGGGAAGGATGCACGGCAAGGCCCAGTGACTGCCTTGGCAGCACAGTATTCTAGGAGTAAGACAGCCCAAGGAATACAAATTAGTAGGGCCCGCAAGGAGGGGAAGCAAGCCAGAACATGACTGAGGAGGCTCGCGGCTCCAGCAGACGGAGAAACGTCTCTCTGGTAGAGAAGCCTGTAAATTACACCCAAGGCCAGTGCAGCGGCTCTGACACGCTGCTCCACGGGTCCAGGTGACGGCTTCGGAGCTTTGAAGACTGCTCTCTGCCAAGCCCTGTTCTAGGCCTTTTACACGCAGTGGCTGAGTCTCTATGAGACCTGTCTGGGACCCTTCATTTTAGACATGGGAACTCTGAGGCGGGGCGACAGTCACTTGCCCACAGCCAAGCCGCTGGTGAGAGGTGCAGGGACAATGTAAATTCCAGAGCCACGTGCCATGCTGCGCCTCTAAAGCACGTCTCCACAGGCTCAGCCTCCTTCCCACTGGTGGCGGCATCCATGTGGGGCCTGTCACCTTGACCCCAATCCCAGGGGGCTGCCACCACCTGGGGAGGGGGGAGCCCTGCTCTACAACTTCCTCAGTGGAAATCCACAAGTGTCTCTCAATACCCAACTAAGAATACACGTTTTGCCCCACATATCAGTTtcttcagagtttttttttttttttttttttgagacggagtctcactctgttgcccaggctggagtgcagtggcgcgatcttgactcattgcaacctccgcctcccaggttcaagcgattctcctgcctcagcctcccgagtagctaggactacaggtgcgtgccactacgcccagctaattttttgtatttttaatagagaaggggtttcaccatgttaggatggtctcgatatcctgaccttgtgatccgcccacctcagcctcccaaagtgctgggattacaggtgtcagccaccgtgcctggcctctttggaGTTTTACCTTCATAGTTGAACATATCGCTGGAGTGGTCTTCAGAATCCTGCCTTCTGGGAGCTGAAACACAAACATCTGTGTTAGGGAGGCTGGACCGGACACAGGCCTAGCTGGGGCTGGGTCTGGAAGGGCCCACTGAGGAATGTGGACACCACGCCTTTAAGAAGGGGTGTGCAGCCCCTTCCATGGCTGGCTCTGCCACGTCTCCCCAGCCCTAATGGGCTCTAGGCACACACTGAGAGTGTTGGATGAGGCGGCCCTGCCGCCACCTCAGGGTTCCTATAGAAACCAAGCCCACCACAGCTCCTAATGTTATAGGGAACACGGTCTTGTTCACACTTTCTAATACAGTGAGGGGGACATGTTCCTCTCCCAACAGGATGGAAACCAGAGCTGGCGTGTCGGGGGGCTAGCAGAGGATAAACAGGGAGCCAGGCAGAGCAACACCAGGACAGGCATGGGACTCCTGGCCTAGCAAAGCTGGAAAGTGACCATCCTAACGCCCCAGCATTCTGCAAGCCAGCCAGCCCAACAGCTGCTGAGCTACGGTGCACTCGGTGGGTAGCAGCTGCCGGCGGAGTCCCATCCTCCAGCTGGGGTGCGGTGCAGTCCCCCCTCCACAGCAGCCTCCCAGAGCCCACAGCCTGAGGCCTGCCCCGAGGGTGCATTTGCTACCTGGTAGTGCATTGGGACCACTCACCCCAGGCACCCGATGCAGAGTCCTTAAACCATAAAGGAGGAATGGGGCAGCAGCCGCCAGCACTACAAAGCAAGCTAACACACATCTTGAGATCACGCACTGCAGTGGCGGGGAGGCGGGGGTGGCAGAGTACAGAGGATGCCCACAGGGCAGGGGACAGCGATGGCAACAGGGAGCAAAGGAAGCAGAGGAGACAGAACAGGCAGACAGGAGGGTGGGCAGGGAGTAGGGCCAGCGGAACAGCTGGAGGCCTGCACAGCCAAGGAGGGGCCCGAGCCTCACCGGTAGCAGCCACCTCCATCCCATCCTACAGGAGGAGGTGGGGCCAGCCAGGAAGTGCTGCAGGATCCCAGGCCCCTGTGTCAGCTGGACGGTATAAACTCCCCCATGTAAGGACGCTGGAGCCAGAAGCCAGCAGCCCAGACAGAGCCCCCGGTTTGCCAATTTTGAGTAAACAGAACCATGAGACAGAAGCCTGTGACAGTTCCCAAATGACAAGTGTCCTTTCACAATGACCCATCCGGTGGCCTCACTCCATCGCGGGTCTCTTTAAGAACCTACCACTTGGGACAGAGGAATCTGCTGCATTCCTATTGGTGGCCAGGTCACCCGTGGCATTCTCTGCAAGGGGACAAAGAAACAGCACAGTGAGAGAGTGCTTCCAAGACTGCTGGGGACAAAGAATGAGCTGGCCTGTGTGCCTCTCACCACAGCATCCATTTCTCCTTTATGTGGGACCTTCAATGTGCATGCCAGACCACAACTTGGAAATAAGGAACCAAGACTGCCTCCCAAAGAGGAAATTTAATATTAACTTGCATGGAATCAGAGCAGAGATGTGCAAAGTGACCTTAAAAAGACAGtgacttggccaggtgtggtggctcatgcctgtaattccagtactttggaaggccaaggcgggtggatcacctgaggtcaggagtttgagaccagcctggccaacatggcaaaacctattaaaaatacaaaagttagggccgggtgtggtggctcacgcctgtaatcccagcactttgggaggccgaggcaggtggatcacgaggtcagggattgagaccatcctggccaacactgcaaaaccctgtctctactaaaaatacaaaaaattagccaggtgtgggggcacgcgcctgtagtcccagctacttgggaggctgaggcaggagaattgcttgaactcgggaggcagagcttgcaatgagccaagatcgtgccactgcactccagcctggacaacaaagtgagactccgtctcaaaaaacaaacaaaaaaacccaaatagttagccaggcgtgatggcagatgcctgtaatcccagctactcgggcggctgaggcaggagaatcactggaacccgggaggcagaggttgtggtgagccgagatcgcaccattgaccattgcactccagcctgggcaacaagagcaaaactctgtctcaaacaaagaaacaaataatcaaaacaaaatgaCTTCCAGGGCCAAATAATCTGCTTAACTGTATCAACTCATCTAATTCAACTGTAATACCCACTGGGTAAAGGGTCGggggcatcacttgaggccaggagtttgagaccagcttgggcaatataaaaagacctcatctctttggggggagaaaaaaaaaacaaaacacaacattttttttaaaggttaacatgataaattttttttttgaaacgaagtctcgctctgttgcccaggctggagtgcagtggcgcgatctcggctcactgcaagctccacctcccaggttcaacaccattctcctgcctcagcctctggagtagctgggactgcaggcaccagccaccacgcccagctaattttttttttttttttttgtattttgagtagagacggagtttcaccgtgttagccaggatggtcttgatctcctgacctcttgatctgcctgcctcggcctcccaaagtgctgggattacaggcatgagccaccgcgcctggccgacatGATAAATTTTACACAGCATTTATTTTGTCTCCTACACCTTGTCCAAGACGGAG is a window encoding:
- the SPINT2 gene encoding kunitz-type protease inhibitor 2 isoform X3 translates to MEVAATGEARAPPWLCRPPAVPLALLPAHPPVCLFCLLCFLCSLLPSLSPALWASSVLCHPRLPATAVRDLKMCVSLLCSAGGCCPIPPLWFKDSASGAWAPRRQDSEDHSSDMFNYEEYCAAKAVTGPCRASFPRWYFDVERNSCNNFIYGGCRGNKNSYRSEEACMLRCFRQQENPPLPLGSKGKWPLTLLLPSACLLPSLTALSPAQLWFTLSVVNIILAESHVSA
- the SPINT2 gene encoding kunitz-type protease inhibitor 2 isoform X2 — translated: MAQLCGLRRSRAILALLGSLLLSGVLAADRERSIHENATGDLATNRNAADSSVPSAPRRQDSEDHSSDMFNYEEYCAAKAVTGPCRASFPRWYFDVERNSCNNFIYGGCRGNKNSYRSEEACMLRCFRQQENPPLPLGSKVVVLAGLFVMVLILFLGASMVYLIRVARRNQERALRTIWSSGDDKEQLVKNTYVL
- the SPINT2 gene encoding kunitz-type protease inhibitor 2 isoform X1, which produces MAQLCGLRRSRAILALLGSLLLSGVLAADRERSIHDFCLVSKVVGRCRASMPRWWYNVTDGSCQLFVYGGCDGNSNNYLTKEECLKKCATVTENATGDLATNRNAADSSVPSAPRRQDSEDHSSDMFNYEEYCAAKAVTGPCRASFPRWYFDVERNSCNNFIYGGCRGNKNSYRSEEACMLRCFRQQENPPLPLGSKVVVLAGLFVMVLILFLGASMVYLIRVARRNQERALRTIWSSGDDKEQLVKNTYVL